In Rissa tridactyla isolate bRisTri1 chromosome 2, bRisTri1.patW.cur.20221130, whole genome shotgun sequence, a single window of DNA contains:
- the ATPSCKMT gene encoding ATP synthase subunit C lysine N-methyltransferase isoform X4: MSKVVVKENQPAGPQEVCEAGSRRSVWGLMVTAGVSGTLVALYAVVTPFVTPALRRVCLPFVPATSTQIQNVLKMLENRSGSLVDIGSGDGRIVIAAAKRGFKAVGYELNPWLVWYSRYRAWRDGVHQNTKFYISDLWKMPELEKKLEEELECNARIIACRFPFPCWVPDHTTGEGIDTVWAYDMKRSRGCETKILEITPETEL, encoded by the exons ATGTCGAAGGTGGTGGTGAAGGAGAACCAGCCAGCAGGCCCCCAGGAGGTGTGCGAGGCTGGCTCCCGAAGGAGTGTCTGGGGGCTGATGGTCACTGCTGGTGTCAGTGGGACCTTGGTGGCCTTGTATGCGGTGGTCACCCCTTTTGTGACCCCTGCGCTGAGGAGAGTGTGCCTGCCCTTCGTTCCTGCAACTTCCACCCAGATCCAGAATGTGCTGAAAATGTTAGAAAACAGAAGTGGCTCCCTAGTTGACATTGGTAGCGGGGATGGCCGTATT GTGATAGCAGCTGCAAAAAGGGGATTCAAAGCTGTTGGTTATGAATTAAATCCCTGGCTAGTCTGGTACTCTAGATACCGTGCATGGAGAGATGGGGTACATCAGAACACCAAATTTTATATTTCAGACTTATGGAAG ATGCCAGAGTTGGAGAAGAAGCTAGAAGAAGAACTTGAATGTAATGCCAGAATCATTGCCTGTCGTTTTCCTTTCCCTTGCTGGGTCCCAGATCATACTACTGGAGAGGGAATAGACACTGTGTGGGCCTATGATATGAAACGTTCTAGAGGGTGTGAAACAAAAATCTTGGAAATTACACCAGAGACAGAATTGTAA
- the ATPSCKMT gene encoding ATP synthase subunit C lysine N-methyltransferase isoform X2 — protein MSKVVVKENQPAGPQEVCEAGSRRSVWGLMVTAGVSGTLVALYAVVTPFVTPALRRVCLPFVPATSTQIQNVLKMLENRSGSLVDIGSGDGRIVIAAAKRGFKAVGYELNPWLVWYSRYRAWRDGVHQNTKFYISDLWKVSFSRYTNVVVFGVPQMMPELEKKLEEELECNARIIACRFPFPCWVPDHTTGEGIDTVWAYDMKRSRGCETKILEITPETEL, from the exons ATGTCGAAGGTGGTGGTGAAGGAGAACCAGCCAGCAGGCCCCCAGGAGGTGTGCGAGGCTGGCTCCCGAAGGAGTGTCTGGGGGCTGATGGTCACTGCTGGTGTCAGTGGGACCTTGGTGGCCTTGTATGCGGTGGTCACCCCTTTTGTGACCCCTGCGCTGAGGAGAGTGTGCCTGCCCTTCGTTCCTGCAACTTCCACCCAGATCCAGAATGTGCTGAAAATGTTAGAAAACAGAAGTGGCTCCCTAGTTGACATTGGTAGCGGGGATGGCCGTATT GTGATAGCAGCTGCAAAAAGGGGATTCAAAGCTGTTGGTTATGAATTAAATCCCTGGCTAGTCTGGTACTCTAGATACCGTGCATGGAGAGATGGGGTACATCAGAACACCAAATTTTATATTTCAGACTTATGGAAG gtttcTTTTTCACGTTATACGAATGTTGTTGTttttggggtacctcaaatg ATGCCAGAGTTGGAGAAGAAGCTAGAAGAAGAACTTGAATGTAATGCCAGAATCATTGCCTGTCGTTTTCCTTTCCCTTGCTGGGTCCCAGATCATACTACTGGAGAGGGAATAGACACTGTGTGGGCCTATGATATGAAACGTTCTAGAGGGTGTGAAACAAAAATCTTGGAAATTACACCAGAGACAGAATTGTAA